CTGGCCGACCGGGTGGCGGCGGCGGCGCGCGCGCGCGGGCTGGTCACCTACCCCGGCTCCGGCGCGGTGGACGGGGTGCGCGGCGATCACCTGCTGCTGGGGCCGCCGCTGAGCATCACGGCGGCGGAGGTGGACGAACTGCTGGCCGCGCTGGACGCGGCACTTGCAGACACGCAGGGCTGAACCGTCCCAGCCTCGCGTCCCGGTCCTTAGCCCTTGCGCCGCCGCTCCGCACGGACCAGCCGCACAAAGTGCAGCAGGCGGGGCGCGCGGTTCCAGCGTTTGCGGTCCCCGGCGACGCGCCAGACCCACTCCACGCCCAGCCTGCGGGTCCAGGCCGGGGCCAGCTCCGCCGTGCCGGCCAGCACGTCGATCACGCCGCCGCAGCCGATCATGACCGGCACGCCCAGCACGCCGCGCCACTGCTGGTTAAAGACCTCCTGCCGGCCCGCACCCATCGCGGTCAGCAGCAGGGTCGCGCCGCTCTCCGACACCAGCCGGGCCACCCGTCCGTCGTCCTCCGGGCCAAAGTAGCCATGGTGCAGGCCGGCCACCGTGACCCCGTAATCGCGCGCCGCATTCTGCGCGGCGGCCTCGGCCACCCCAGGTTTCGCCCCCAGGAAAAACACCCGCAGCTCCGCGCCATGCCGTTCCATCAGCCCCTTGACGATGTCGAAGCCGGGGGCGCGCGGCACGTCCTGCTGCCGCAGCTGCTTGGCGGCGTACACGATGCCCACGCCGTCGGCCGTGACCAGATCGGCGTCCCGCACGGCCTGCGCGAATTCAGGGTGCTGGCGCGACTGCACGATGATTTCCGGATTCAGGGTCACGACGGTGTGGGGCGTGCGGGCCGGGTCCGAGAGCCACTCGCCCAGCAGCGTCAGCGTGCCTTGCAGATCGATCACGTCCAGCGGCAGATCGAACAGCCGCAGGCGTGGGCGGGGGGCAGAGGAAGACATTCGAAAGGGATTCTAAACGCTCGGGCCACCGGGGAGGCGTCTGCCCGTCCCCCGACGCGCGGCGCCCCACCGGGCTTCCCCGTGCCAGCGCACCGACACTGGCCCGCGGCGGCGTCCGGTTGCGTTCCCCGGCGTCAATTGGGGCATACTGACCCACATATGTTGCCCGGAGCATTTGGAACCCTGCCTGAAGAAGCGCAGGCACAGGTCATGGCGGCGGGGCGGGTGGGACGCTGGGCGCGGGCCGGACTGCTGTTTCACCCGGAAGACGCCGCCGAGACGCTGTATCTGATCGTGCGCGGCGCGGTGCGGCTGTACCGTCTGGGCTCCGGGGCGCGCGAGGTCACGCTGGACGTGCACGGCCCCGGCGCGCTGCTGGGCGTCTCGGCCCTGACGCCCGGCGAGAGCTACAACGTCTACGGCGAGGCGATGGACGACGTGGAAGCGCTGATGCTGGGCCAGGACGCCCTGAGCCGCCTCAGCAGCGCGCAACCGGCGGTCGGCGTGGCCCTGACCGAGCAGATCACCCGCCAGACGCGCGGCGTGCAGGAACGCCTGTCGGGACTGGTGTTTTTGGAGGTCTCGCAGCGGCTGGCGCTGGCGCTGCTGAACCTGGCCGAGCGCGAGGGCGGCTGGCCCGAGGAAGGCCCCATCGCCCTGCGGGACCGCGTGTCGCACCAGGACCTGGCCTACGTGGTGGGCAGCACCCGCGAGACGATCACCAAGCTGCTGGGCGACTTCCGCTCGCGCGGGCTGCTGGACCTGGGCTACCGCCGTATTATCCTGACCGACAGGGGCGGCCTGCAACGCGCCACGCGGGAATCCCTGCGCTAAGCGGCAGGCCGCACCCGGTTGAATTGATGACTGGTCCCCGGTTCGCGCCGGGGCAGGAAGGAATGGGCAGTATGGCGCGGAACATAGCGGTGGAATACAGGGCCGGGGGGCTGACGGAGTTTTTCCGTCTTCCGGTCGGCAGCATGAAGCAGGCCCAGACAGAGGGCAGGCCGGAGATGGACCGGGCCGCACTGGCCGAGGCGCTGCGGGCCTATCACCGCAGCCTGGGCACGCTGGACGCAAATGTGGAAGAAGGGCTGACCCGGCTGGCCCACCCCGCGTCACGGGTGATTGTGACCGGACAGCAGGCTGGAGCGCTGACCGGCCCGGCCTACAGCGTTCACAAGGGCGCGGACGCCGCGCTGCTGGCCCGCCGTCTGAACACCGAGGACGCCCCGGTGGTGGCGGTGTACTGGGTGGCCAGCCAGGACCACGACGCGGCGGAGGTCGCCAGCACCAGTCTGCTGGACTTCTCCGAGCAGCTGCACCGCCTGACGCTGGACGTGCCGGAGGGCGTGCCGGTGGGCCGCGTGCCGTGGCGCGAGGAATGGACCGCGCAGGCCCTGGCGTTGCTGGACGCTTTCGACGCGCCGGCTGAACACATGGCCGCCGTGCGGGCGCGCATTGAGCGGGCCATGGAGGCGGGCGGCAGCTACGCCGACGTCTTCGCCCGCCTGATCCACGGCCTGCTCTCCCCCGCCGGGCTGATCGTGCTGGACCCGCTGCACCCGGCCCTGGCCCGCCTGATGGCCCCCACCCTGGCGCGTGAACTGGACGATCCCCTGGCGTCATCGGCCGCCATTGAGGACGCGGCGGCGCGGCTGGCGGCGCAGGGCTTCACGCCGCAGCTGCGCCGCCCGGCGGGAGCCACCAACCTCTTTCTGGAGGAAGACGACGGGCAGCGGCGATTGCTGCGGCTGGACGGGCAGACCTTCAGCACAGAGAGACGCGAGTACACCCGTGACGAATTGCTGACGTTGCTGTCCGCAGATCCCAGCCGACTGACCCCGGCGGCGGGCCTGCGCCCGGTGGTGCAGGACGCGCTGCTGCCCACGCTGGCCTTCGTGGTGGGGCCGGGGGAAATTGCCTATGGGGCACAATTGCGCGGGGTCTACAAACTGCACGGCCTGGGGCAACCGCTGCTGTGGCCGCGCCTGAGCGTGACCTGGCTGGAACCGAACGTGGCCCGCCTGCTGCGGCGGCTGGACGCGACGGCAGCACAGGTCCAGGCCGATCCCGAAGGGGTGCTGGGGCGTGCCCTGGCCCGTGAGCGTGGGGCAGAAGCCGTGACCTCTGAGAGGCTGGCGCAGATCGACGCCCAGCTCCGCGCGGTCATGGACGACATCGCCGCACTGGATCCCACTCTCGTCGGCGCGGCGGATCGCACCCGCACCCGCGTGACGGCGCGCGTGGGCCGGCTGCAGACCCAGGCAGTGCGCGCCCTGGCCCGGCAGGAGAATGACCGCAGCGGGCAACTGTCGCGCCTCAAGGCCCACCTGCTCCCGAACGGCACGCCGCAGGAACGCGAGATGAACTTCCTGACCTACCTGCTCAAGCACGGCGAGACACCGCTGGAGCTGCTGCTGGCGCTGGAACCCGGCTGGCAGGGCGAGATCGAGATTCCGTAGGAGTCAGGAAACGCCGCCCCCGCGTCTGATACGAGCGGAGGCGGCACAGAGCGGCAGCTATGGAAACCGGGGAGGCAAGCCGTCAGCCCTTCGGCACATCCACGTCGAACAGCGCCCGCACGAATTCCTGACTGTCGAAGGGTTGCAGGTCGCCCGCGCTCTCGCCCACGCCGATGAATTTAATAGGCACGCCCAGCTCGCGCACGATGGGCACCAGAATGCCGCCCTTGGCCGTGCCGTCCAGCTTGGTGACGATCACGCCGGTCAGGGGCGTGGACTCGTGGAACTTCTTGGCCTGCTGCAGGCCGTTCTGCCCGGTCACGGCGTCCAGCACCAGCCACACCTCGGCCGGCTCGCCGGGATCGGCCTTCTCGATCACGCGGCGCACCTTCTTCAGCTCCTCCATCAGGTTGTGCTTGTTGTGCAGGCGTCCGGCGGTGTCCACGAACAGCAGGTCCGTACCACGCGCGGCGCGGGCGGTGGCCGCGTCGTAGGCCACGGCGGCCGGGTCTCCGCCGTCCGTGCCCTGGACCACCGGCACGCCCAGGCGGTCCCCCCATTCGCCCAGCTGCGCGCCGGCGGCGGCGCGAAAGGTGTCCCCGGCGGCAAACATCACGGTTTGGCCCCGGCCCATGTAGTACTGGCCCAGCTTGGCAATCGTGGTGGTTTTGCCCACCCCGTTGACGCCGATCACCATGACCACATGCCCGTTCGGCTGCACCGACACGCGGCTGGCCTGCGGCGCAAAGCCCAGCTTGCGGAACTCGGCGCGGCGGGCGTTGGGTTCGAGCTGCAGGGTCAGGGCGTCCATCAGCGCCTGCTGCATGTTCTTGCCCTCGCTGCGGCGCACGTCCTCCAGAATTTCCTCGGTGGCGGCGCGGCCCACGTCGGCGGCGATCAGGGCGTATTCCAGATCCTCGATGGTGTCCAGGCGGTTGGTGAACACGTCCTTGACGTCATTGCCCATGAAGCCGGCTGTCTCGTTGATCTGCGCGCGGGTCTTGCTCAGGCCGTTGCGCAGGCGTTCGAGCCAGCTCACAGGCGGCCTCGGGAACCGGTCAGGAAGGGGGCAAAGTCAGGCGTTGCAATCATGCCTCTACCATAGCGCCCGCAGGCACGGACAAAAGGGCAGTGGGCGGCGAAAAAGCGCGGCCGCTCCGCGTTCGTCCACCCGCCTACGCCTGTGGCATCTGGGCCTCGATGGTGGTGCCCTGGCCGGGCGCGCTGAGGATGCGGTACTGGCCGCCCCTGGCATGCAGGCGTTCGCGCATCTGGCCCAGGCCCAGGCCACCCGCGCTGCTGACGCGCCCACTCACCGCGTCCAGATCAAAGCCTGCGCCGTCGTCCTTCACGCGCAGGATCACCTGCTTCTGGCCGCCCTCCAGGGTCACGCGCACCTCGCCGGCGCGGGCGTGTTTGGCGACATTGTTCAGGCTCTCTTGCAGGATGCGGAACACCACCGCCTCGTCCCCCGGCGAAAGCTGAACCTCACCCGTCACGTCCAGGCTGCTTTTGATGTTGTTCTGCTCGCCGAAGTCCAGCACGTAGCGGCGCACGGTTTCCAGCAGGCCGTAGCGTTCCAGATCGATGGGCCGCAGCGCGAAGATGCTGCGCCGGACTTCCCGGATCTGCTCGCGCAGCAGGGTCGTCGCGGAGCGCACCTCGGCCTCGGCGCGCGCGGGATCGCTGTGCATCTGGCGGGCCACCACGTCCAGCTTCAGGGCGGCGAAGGCCAGCGACTGCGCCACGCCGTCGTGAATCTCGCGGGCGATGCGGGCGCGCTCGTCGCTGATCGCCAGCTCCTCGGAATACAGGTAGGCGCGGGCGTTGCGGACGGCCAGGGTGGCCTGTCCGGCCATCAGCGCCAGCAGCGACACCCGCGAGGCCTCGAACGCGCCCTCGCGCGGGTCACCCAGCATCAGCACGCCCACCAGCCCTTCCTCGTCGCGCATGGGCAGGCCCAGCACGCTGCGCGACTCGGGAAACACCTGACAAGCGTCGGTTCCGGTCACGATCAACGGCCCGGTCGCCTGCGCCACCTGCGCGGCAAAGGGGGGCGTGACGCCGCCGTGCGCCCCCTCCCCACTGACCTCGCCGCGCCGGTCCTGCGCGTATTCCAGCCGCAACACGCCGTCCTCGTCACTCAGGTATGCGGCGCGGGCCTGCGCGCCCACCCGGCCGGCCATCGTGCCGGTCACGCGGGACAGCAGGCGGCGCATGTTGCGCTCGGCGCGGATGCTCTGGTCCACGCTGTACAGCGTCATCAGGTCCAGGGTGCGCTGGCGGGCGGCCTCCACCCCGGTAGCGACCTCCACCGCCAGCGCCTGGGCCAGTTCCGCCGTGTCCGCGCTGGGAGGCGTCTCGAAATGCAGCAGCAGCGCGCCGCCGCCGGGAATGCCGACCTTCAGCGGGTGCAGGGCGGCGCTGGGGGCGCTCAGCAGGGTCTCGCCGCGCGCCGTGCCGCTCAGGCCGCCGGGCACCGTCAGGGTGGCGTGGGTGGCCCCGGTGACGCGCACCGCCCCGCGCGCGGCCACCTCCAGCACCGCGCCCAGGTCCGGGGCACTGCCCAGATCGCGCATCAGCTCCTGCACGCCCTGCAAGCGCCCGTGCGAGGCGCTGAGCTGCCCGTAGAGATCGCGCAGTTCAAGCTCAGCCCGTTCGCGGGCGCGGGTGCCCTCGGCAATCCACTCGACGCTGAAATACGTCACGGCGGGTCCCAGCAGGCCGTAGAACAGCAGGTGCGCCCACAGCTCGTGGCGCACGTTGCCCAGCAGCGAGATCAGCAGTTCCACTGCGCCCACCACCAGCACGATCAGGGGCGGCAGGAGATTGCGCACCAGCCGCACCCGGTCCGACAGCGGCGCGCGCGGCGGGGCGGCGGGCGGTCTGGCCGGTTGGCTGCGGGGCGCGGGGGCGTCCGTCATGCGGGCAGTGTAAGGGCGCAGGCGCATGGCCTTCAGTAACCCCGGGGGCGGTGTCGGCCCGCGCTAGCCACCACGCCCCACCATCTCTCCGCTGCGCAGCAGCGCGGCCTCGAATTCGCCGAAGGGAGAATGTTGCCGCGACCACCGCGCCGCCGCCTCGACGTCGTAGGGCACGGCCCGGAAGTCCGCCGTCCAGCGTCCCTCCCGCCGCTCCAGCAGCGTCCAGCGGGCCCGCGGATCGCCGTCCACCTGATCGCTGACCGAACCGGTATTGACCACCAGCGTGTCGCCCACGCGGGTGGCCCCGGCGCGGTGGGTGTGCCCGCACAGCACCACCTCCGCGCCCAGCGGTTCGACAAGGGCGCGCAGTTCGCGGGGATCACGGGCGCGGTAGAAGCCGGCGCCGTGGCCCCGCTCCGGCTCGTTCTGCCACTCCCACAGCAGCATGTCCCAGGCGCTGTGCGGGGTGCCGTGGCAGGCCAGCACCCGGCCGTCCAGCACGTGGGCCGTCAGCGGCAGGGCGGCCAGGCGGGCCAGAGCCGCGGCGTCTAGCTGGGTGTCCAGCCACGCGCCGATGTCCAGCGAGATCTTCGCGCGCCGTCCCCCCGGCCACAGCTTTTCCTCGTTGTTGCCGCGCACCTCTAACGCCCCCAGTTCGGCTTGCAGGGCGGCGGCGCGGGCCGGATCGGCGCTGCCCTCGATCTGATCGCCCAGGTTGACGATCAGATCGGGGGCGGCGGCCCATACCTCGGCCAGCACGGCGTCCAGCGCGAAGGCGTTGCCGTGGACGTCGCTGATGACGGCGGCCCGCACGGCTAGCGGGCGTCCACGCCGACGATCTCGGCCACGTGCCCCACGCCGTCGCGGGCCAGCAGCTCGGCCAGCCCCCGGTTCAGCCGACGCACCAGCCCCGGCCCCTCGTAGACCAGGGCGCTGTAGACCTCCAGCAGGCTGGCCCCGGCGCGCAGTTTGGCGTAGGCGTCGGCGGGGCTGAAGATGCCGCCCACGCCCACGATAGGCAGCGTTCCCCCGGTCAACCGGTACGCCTCGCGGATCAGGGTGGTGGATTTCCGGGTCAGGGGGCGTCCGCTCAGGCCCCCGGTTTCACCCGCTTTCCCGCTGAACAGGCCGTCCCGGCCCAGCGTCGTGTTGCTGACGATCAGGCCGTGCGCGCCGGCCTGCTGCACCGCGCCCACGCTGGCCTTGAAGTCGGCGGGGTGCAGATCGGGGGCCAGCTTGACCAGCACCGGGGGGCGGCGCAGGGTGCGCACGCGGCCCGCCTCGGTGGCGTCCAGCACGGCGCGCACCAGTTCACCCAGCCCGTCCGCCGCCTGCAGGGCACGCAGCCCCGGCGTGTTGGGACTGCTGACGTTGATCACGAAAGCGTCGGCCACGTCCTGCAGGGCGTGAACGCATTTCAAATAGTCCCCCGCCGCGTCCTCGTTGGGCGTGTCCTTGTTTTTGCCGATGTTGGCCCAGACAGGGGTGGACTGCCTGGGCAGGGCACTCAGGCGGGCGTGCAGGGCGTCGGCCCCGGCATTGTTGAAGCCCATGCGGTTGATCAGGGCCTCGTCCTCGGTCAGGCGGAACAGGCGGGGGCGTTCGTTGCCGGGCTGGGGCCGGGGCGTGACCGTGCCGACCTCCAGAAAACCGAAACCCAGCGCCGAGAAGGCCGGCACCGCCACCGCGTTCTTGTCCAGCCCTGCCGCCAGCCCGACGGGCGAGGCGAAATGCTGCCCGAACACGGTCTGCGCCAGCGCCGGGGCCGGAGGCAGCGCGGCGCGGGCCAGCGCGGGCCAACCCGGCACCCTGGAGGCCGCCTCCAGCACGTTCAGGGTCAGGTGGTGGGCGTCTTCGGCGTCCAGGCGGAACAGCAGGGGGCGGGCAAGGGAGCGGTACATCGGGGAACAGGATACGCAAAGGGGACGGCACGCGGGGATCCGCTCAGCCGACACGGCGAGGGGCGCACCCAGTTGACCCGGCGCGCCCCATGCGGCCTACGAACACCCTAAGAACCCAACGAGCCGCTGTAACTGCCCTCAATCTGCACCAGGCGCGAATGCTGCTGGCGGTCACTCTGCTCGATCAGATCGGCCAGGGTGGTGCCGCCCAGCACGTCGCGCAGCGCGGCGTCCACCCGGAACCACAAGTCCTGGGTGCCGCAGACGTTCTGGCTCTCGCAGGTGTGGTCATCCTCCACACACTGCACCGGGGCGATGCTGCCCTCCAGGGCGGTCACCACGTCGTAGGCATTGATCTGATCGGCGGGGCGGGCCAGCCGGTAGCCACCGTGCGCGCCCCGGATGCTGCGGATGAAGCCGGCGCGGCGCAGGTTGCTGGCG
This is a stretch of genomic DNA from Deinococcus radiopugnans ATCC 19172. It encodes these proteins:
- a CDS encoding WecB/TagA/CpsF family glycosyltransferase, whose protein sequence is MSSSAPRPRLRLFDLPLDVIDLQGTLTLLGEWLSDPARTPHTVVTLNPEIIVQSRQHPEFAQAVRDADLVTADGVGIVYAAKQLRQQDVPRAPGFDIVKGLMERHGAELRVFFLGAKPGVAEAAAQNAARDYGVTVAGLHHGYFGPEDDGRVARLVSESGATLLLTAMGAGRQEVFNQQWRGVLGVPVMIGCGGVIDVLAGTAELAPAWTRRLGVEWVWRVAGDRKRWNRAPRLLHFVRLVRAERRRKG
- a CDS encoding quinone-dependent dihydroorotate dehydrogenase → MYRSLARPLLFRLDAEDAHHLTLNVLEAASRVPGWPALARAALPPAPALAQTVFGQHFASPVGLAAGLDKNAVAVPAFSALGFGFLEVGTVTPRPQPGNERPRLFRLTEDEALINRMGFNNAGADALHARLSALPRQSTPVWANIGKNKDTPNEDAAGDYLKCVHALQDVADAFVINVSSPNTPGLRALQAADGLGELVRAVLDATEAGRVRTLRRPPVLVKLAPDLHPADFKASVGAVQQAGAHGLIVSNTTLGRDGLFSGKAGETGGLSGRPLTRKSTTLIREAYRLTGGTLPIVGVGGIFSPADAYAKLRAGASLLEVYSALVYEGPGLVRRLNRGLAELLARDGVGHVAEIVGVDAR
- a CDS encoding metallophosphoesterase family protein translates to MRAAVISDVHGNAFALDAVLAEVWAAAPDLIVNLGDQIEGSADPARAAALQAELGALEVRGNNEEKLWPGGRRAKISLDIGAWLDTQLDAAALARLAALPLTAHVLDGRVLACHGTPHSAWDMLLWEWQNEPERGHGAGFYRARDPRELRALVEPLGAEVVLCGHTHRAGATRVGDTLVVNTGSVSDQVDGDPRARWTLLERREGRWTADFRAVPYDVEAAARWSRQHSPFGEFEAALLRSGEMVGRGG
- a CDS encoding Crp/Fnr family transcriptional regulator, with translation MLPGAFGTLPEEAQAQVMAAGRVGRWARAGLLFHPEDAAETLYLIVRGAVRLYRLGSGAREVTLDVHGPGALLGVSALTPGESYNVYGEAMDDVEALMLGQDALSRLSSAQPAVGVALTEQITRQTRGVQERLSGLVFLEVSQRLALALLNLAEREGGWPEEGPIALRDRVSHQDLAYVVGSTRETITKLLGDFRSRGLLDLGYRRIILTDRGGLQRATRESLR
- the ftsY gene encoding signal recognition particle-docking protein FtsY, which translates into the protein MSWLERLRNGLSKTRAQINETAGFMGNDVKDVFTNRLDTIEDLEYALIAADVGRAATEEILEDVRRSEGKNMQQALMDALTLQLEPNARRAEFRKLGFAPQASRVSVQPNGHVVMVIGVNGVGKTTTIAKLGQYYMGRGQTVMFAAGDTFRAAAGAQLGEWGDRLGVPVVQGTDGGDPAAVAYDAATARAARGTDLLFVDTAGRLHNKHNLMEELKKVRRVIEKADPGEPAEVWLVLDAVTGQNGLQQAKKFHESTPLTGVIVTKLDGTAKGGILVPIVRELGVPIKFIGVGESAGDLQPFDSQEFVRALFDVDVPKG
- the bshC gene encoding bacillithiol biosynthesis cysteine-adding enzyme BshC codes for the protein MARNIAVEYRAGGLTEFFRLPVGSMKQAQTEGRPEMDRAALAEALRAYHRSLGTLDANVEEGLTRLAHPASRVIVTGQQAGALTGPAYSVHKGADAALLARRLNTEDAPVVAVYWVASQDHDAAEVASTSLLDFSEQLHRLTLDVPEGVPVGRVPWREEWTAQALALLDAFDAPAEHMAAVRARIERAMEAGGSYADVFARLIHGLLSPAGLIVLDPLHPALARLMAPTLARELDDPLASSAAIEDAAARLAAQGFTPQLRRPAGATNLFLEEDDGQRRLLRLDGQTFSTERREYTRDELLTLLSADPSRLTPAAGLRPVVQDALLPTLAFVVGPGEIAYGAQLRGVYKLHGLGQPLLWPRLSVTWLEPNVARLLRRLDATAAQVQADPEGVLGRALARERGAEAVTSERLAQIDAQLRAVMDDIAALDPTLVGAADRTRTRVTARVGRLQTQAVRALARQENDRSGQLSRLKAHLLPNGTPQEREMNFLTYLLKHGETPLELLLALEPGWQGEIEIP
- a CDS encoding GAF domain-containing sensor histidine kinase; translated protein: MTDAPAPRSQPARPPAAPPRAPLSDRVRLVRNLLPPLIVLVVGAVELLISLLGNVRHELWAHLLFYGLLGPAVTYFSVEWIAEGTRARERAELELRDLYGQLSASHGRLQGVQELMRDLGSAPDLGAVLEVAARGAVRVTGATHATLTVPGGLSGTARGETLLSAPSAALHPLKVGIPGGGALLLHFETPPSADTAELAQALAVEVATGVEAARQRTLDLMTLYSVDQSIRAERNMRRLLSRVTGTMAGRVGAQARAAYLSDEDGVLRLEYAQDRRGEVSGEGAHGGVTPPFAAQVAQATGPLIVTGTDACQVFPESRSVLGLPMRDEEGLVGVLMLGDPREGAFEASRVSLLALMAGQATLAVRNARAYLYSEELAISDERARIAREIHDGVAQSLAFAALKLDVVARQMHSDPARAEAEVRSATTLLREQIREVRRSIFALRPIDLERYGLLETVRRYVLDFGEQNNIKSSLDVTGEVQLSPGDEAVVFRILQESLNNVAKHARAGEVRVTLEGGQKQVILRVKDDGAGFDLDAVSGRVSSAGGLGLGQMRERLHARGGQYRILSAPGQGTTIEAQMPQA
- a CDS encoding Rrf2 family transcriptional regulator, whose product is MWVSTKAQYGLRALIEIGRVGGDAVPLKDVSERQGLSQHYLEQIASNLRRAGFIRSIRGAHGGYRLARPADQINAYDVVTALEGSIAPVQCVEDDHTCESQNVCGTQDLWFRVDAALRDVLGGTTLADLIEQSDRQQHSRLVQIEGSYSGSLGS